In Falco cherrug isolate bFalChe1 chromosome 19, bFalChe1.pri, whole genome shotgun sequence, the genomic stretch AGAATTTGGTTCAAGGAATTCCTCATTTGGAATTTCCTGCTCTTCCATAGCATGTTCTTCCTCATCTGTCTCTGCATTCACCTGGCCATTTTCAACAAAGTTATGCTCTACTGTTTTGATACCAGACAATTCCTGTTCTTTCTCTACATTTTTCTTGCCAGCACTCTGGATGTTCCTATTCTcaaccttcttttctttttgctttttgtctgcAACAACCTCTCTCTCCAGTTCCTCGCTTCTTTTCAAGATGTCTCTCTCTGTCTTAGGAGGAGAAGATGAATTCTCAGTTTTATGGCCTTTAACAGATATTGTTCTAAATGAGGCTGCGACTGTAAAGGGACGGCTTCTTTCCTTCAGTGACGAGGATCTTCTTAGCTTTTTGAGATCCAGATCCACATCTTCCAGCACATCTGGCTTGGAAATCTCCTCTTCTGGGGGCCATTTGGGTTTGAACACTTTGATGCCCTCATCTAAGGCACTTCCTTGAATACTTTGGTCAGATGGAGGTGGCCAGGCAATCctcagcttttttgtttctgctggtctctcttctctttcaggCAAAGCTGAAGCTTTTGCTTCCATACTTGCTGCCAGAACTCCTACTTTTGCAATTGGGGCATCCTCTACTCCTGGGCTTTGCGGACTTTCTGTTGTATTTACCCCATGGAGAGTTTTCTCCAGGGATTCTTCACATTCAGTTTTGCCTGCCCATAATTCCTTATGCTGTTTGTGTCCAAAGCCTTCATCATAATTGCCTTTAGATTTGAAGAGCTGATTAAAGTGAGGCTTGCAGTAAATATTCCCACGCAGAGATGCGTATGTCCCAAGACTGTTCGGGAAAATACAAAGTCAAACATTAGCATTCTGTGTCTCAGCCCCTGAGACAGGTGTGTATTATAGATTTGTTACTGAAGAGATTCAATTTCAGTCTTCCAACATCTTTACAACAGGCTTACAGCCTTCATGAATTTGTACGGCCCTCTTTTCAAATGTCAGGAGCTCTTTACAAAGTTGCACATTATGTTTTTCCCCCGtgtaaaattatattaaaagcTTAAAACCAGACTGCATCAAGTGCAAAAGCCACTGGCAAAACTAGGACTGTAGTACCACTCCTACGCTCCTCTCCAGCGTGCCGGCTTACGGTTGCCTTTGGCTGAGCTAAGCCCGAACAGCATCTTACTCAGCTGCTGAAGAGGAAAGCTACGCTTCCTAGAAGGCAGCCAAAGGGAGCAGCGTGTTTACCTGAGTTTACTGTTGCAATAGGAACAGCGGAAACAGCTGATGTGAAACACCTGCTGGTTGGCAAAGAGCCTTTCCATCGGGTACACGGTCTTCTGACACCCAACACAGGTTTCCTTCATTGGCAACTGGAATTTCtacaggaagaagagaaagcctGTTAACTGGAAAATGAATCAACTGCTAGGGGACTTGGCTTGGGTTCATGCACGGCTTTCCAGAGTTCTCAGAAAAATTGCAGCGATTCACTTTCTGCAATTCAATGCTAATTATGGTAGGAGTTGGTTCTGGTGGGCAATGAGGGAGGAAGAGGCTATGGCAGGCCCACAGGATTGCTGTGGCTTGAGAGTGAGCCAAGAGTTTGCCCCAGCAAATTCCACAGCTGAAGCATCACAAGTTGAGCAACAGTTGAGAAGGAACAATGAAAATACTAGAACTCAGTTATAACTTTGACTGAGCCAGTTCCCAAAAAGCTGTCTAATCTATTTCTgcaacttcagtttttcttgatAAGAAAATGATGAAGAAATGTTCAAGGTAGATTACAGTCAGTATGAggcttaccaaaaaaaaaaaaaaaaaaaagtgcagaaaaagagctgaaaaactCTCAGAATAAAAGGTAGAGGGTGGGAGGTGAAAGAAGTGGAACAGACTGCTCAACAGTTTTACATTGATCCACTTTTTCTAAATGCTTCCTT encodes the following:
- the LIMA1 gene encoding LIM domain and actin-binding protein 1 isoform X3, translating into MENWLREPREAEKPEASENTDSPGKIEKYSVPLSKLKMMFEKGEATQSKVPRDQRRTAVGRRISENSLSSEDFDVGLGEKSHSTSGHLVDTSPALSPDKAESKRSLEMPRLTETSIKDRLAKYQAAVSKQGSSTGLITMASVGENSLSFHSGLLEDGNVGQNLESETEVQKPVSTKQQNFGSKPAGQTDASLPKAVKKFQLPMKETCVGCQKTVYPMERLFANQQVFHISCFRCSYCNSKLSLGTYASLRGNIYCKPHFNQLFKSKGNYDEGFGHKQHKELWAGKTECEESLEKTLHGVNTTESPQSPGVEDAPIAKVGVLAASMEAKASALPEREERPAETKKLRIAWPPPSDQSIQGSALDEGIKVFKPKWPPEEEISKPDVLEDVDLDLKKLRRSSSLKERSRPFTVAASFRTISVKGHKTENSSSPPKTERDILKRSEELEREVVADKKQKEKKVENRNIQSAGKKNVEKEQELSGIKTVEHNFVENGQVNAETDEEEHAMEEQEIPNEEFLEPNSPKHSSLANVVTAKESSPNQNRKSQDVGFWEGEDMEDLSVEEQIKRNRYYEEDDEE